Proteins from a single region of Cryptococcus neoformans var. neoformans JEC21 chromosome 6 sequence:
- a CDS encoding expressed protein has product MADPSNHVSRNLHRTYRITPIQQPLRSAAFEKAYLSRLPLSPPLIIQLDCWDARGEQIIPYDELPFLVCHLSLETQNGQDAAIVTSPHTAPVSMLYGTLVATPAEMDDQTGAQGVYFVFPDVSVRHVGRFRLKALLMRITGGPAVHVSVTRTFEIVHTKDYIAPPVTTLTKHFDSQGIVRFGLPRYQ; this is encoded by the exons ATGGCGGACCCCTCTAATCATGTTTCTCGAAATTTGCATAG AACGTATCGCATCACTCCTATACAACAACCTCTGAGATCAGCGGCGTTCGAAAAAGCTTACCTTTCTCGAttacctctttccccccCATTGATAATACAATTGGACTGTTGGGATGCTCGAGGAGAGCAGATAATTCC TTATGACGAGCTTCCGTTTCTAGTGTGCCACCTTTCTCTTGAAACTCAAAATGGACAGGATGCTGCGATAGTGACATCTCCTCACACCGCGCCTGTGTCGATGCTGTACGGCACTCTTGTTGCTACGCCTGCCGAAATGGACGACCAAACGGGTGCACAAGGCGTTTACTTTGTGTTTCCGGATGTGAGCGTCCGCCACGTCGGCAGATTCCGTTTAAAAGCTTTGCTGATGAGAATCACTGG GGGACCAGCGGTGCATGTCTCTGTGACTCGCACGTTTGAAATTGTTCACACCAAGGACTACATTGCGCCTC CCGTAACCACTCTCACGAAACATTTTGACTCTCAAGGAATTGTACGCTTCGGTCTGCCTCGTTATCAGTAA
- a CDS encoding expressed protein → MPPLGVKDLTMPAAAFTMAIVLGAHVYSSINQARQEAEFKRAQALESEYEKKMRRLSGSQNSALMDNQKEN, encoded by the exons ATGCCGCCTCTTGGAGTGAAAGACCTCACCATGCC TGCAGCGGCATTTACAATGGCTATTGTTCTAG GTGCACATGTGTATTCTTCTATAAACCAGGCTCGCCAGGAAGCCGAATTCAAACGAGCACAAGCACTTGAGTCAGAAtacgagaaaaaaatgaggAGGTTGTCTGGCAGTCAAAATAGTGCATTAATGGATAATCAAAAAGAGAACTGA